aaaaaaaaaaaaagtatgacagAGAGAAACCAAACAGTATAGTGGAACTAACAGATTTAACAAGTCCTAATTATATCAGTGTACATAAAGGGCTTCGGACACTTGTACTCTGATCATCACAAAGGAAAATATTTGATACCTTTACCTTTACGTTCCAAGAGAACACACCCACCGAACACACCTGGAATACCTGAAAATCATCTCTCTAACAACGACTCATCTTTAACTTGACTGATATTTTATACTACAGTCCCACTAACTCCttctttattaataataataataataataatatgtttaattttttatagCGCCTTTCAAGAACCCAAGGTCACTTTTACAAAATAATACAAGCagaaaaacaaataatacaaGCAATTGGCAAACAAGATACATCAGAAAAGCAGAGGGGACATTCAGACAAGCAAGTGTTTAAAAgttttagttattattaatattaccaACATTTTTGAATAACACCAAACCTATGAAAACCATGAGATAACACAAACTGCCAATGATAAAATGACAAATGTAAAACAATGGGGTGATTTTTATAACGATACTGATGGAGTTTCCATATATATTcccattataaataatattttatttttgtaattcattttgtattttaatcaGTTTACAGCTAACACGATAATTACAacaatctattttaaaatataaaatataacgaATACAATTTAACAATTAACGTTATGTGTAACAATTATTGTATCAATGTGTTCTGCTACTGTAACGTTACTTCAAGCTCATGTTTCATGATTTAATGACAAACTCACCCAGTAACCGATACACCTGCTGCTCTGGTTGAATTATTATCTTCAAATGGTCAACAAAACAAAGGAACTTCCACAGATAAACTCTTTTTACGCTTTAAGCGGGTGTCTCTATGTCAGATTTGCAGGTCTATAACAATATTCTGTGATGAAGTCAGTTTAGTTCCGTATTGATGACGCGGCTCTAGATCTGTGTCGTCACGGGTCACTGGACTGTACCACTTTTGCAAAGGTACCACTGGAAATTTGCCTTACATTACGTAAGATTTAACGTCTTGCAAACATCTTTTAAACGATTGAAAAGTATTTTATAGCTATGTATTTACGACATAATACCTTACGTTGCTTATTATAAGCAAACAAATGGATTAACCGTTATATTGTCTCTGGTTTCCCCCCATTAGAATGACACAGGCGGCCACATGGACCAATCATTTCATAACAACGTGGCGCGGAAGTGAATAAGAACAGAATCAACTCCATAAGAAAAGTCAACCAGCTGCATTTCTACATACGTATGCATAGTATGGACAGATCATATGACCAGCTGAATACTATTAGATGAGCACTATTTCTGATGAGAACATAACTAGAAATGGCTTTAGTTGGATGCTGACACTTCTGTCTTCTTCTTAATCAtttcataatttattcattttgtgtTCAACACTGACTTGAAATGGTTGACTTCCTCTAAGTGTCCACCAGATGTCATCAAAAACCTAACTTGAAACTTTtaagtgctgtcaaacgattaattgcattgaaaattgttttttgtttgtttttttgtttacataatatatcaaagtgtactttgtatatttattaaatatatgtttatatttaaatgtatttacatgtttatattcatatgtgaccctggagcacaaaaccagtcataaggttaaattttacaaaactaagatgtatacatcatatgaaagctcagtaaataagctttctattgatgtatggtttgttaggataggacaatatttggccgagatacatctattggaatatctggaatctgagggtgcaaaaaatctaaatactgagaaaatcacctttaaagttgtccaaattaagttcttaacaatgcatattactaatcaaaaatgacatttttgagttacatcgagttataaagtcagaattagaagatataaatatagatttatggataaagtcagaactgtgagataaaatgaataaatgttatgtaaaaatgttcatagtaatatgtttaaatatatttcatgctgtaactgtagggctcaTACAGCATGTCCCCAATGAACAGCATatatcaaatttatgctttaaaagcagagtaatcatagcagttttcatccatagtacGTCCGTTTAAAAGTCTGTGTCTTTGATGACAGTGTTTTATTAAAATGATATGCATTGCAATTTTGACATTAAaagcacaatatttttttttctcttattccatggatttcaCCTGTTTACCTCCACTTGtcaccagtgtttttctgcaacgACTGCTCTAAATTggtctataaaatgtatttataatttattatgcatacTGCAAATGTAAAATGTCTATGATCTGTTTTGCACATTTTCTGTGTGATTAACTGGTTCTCTGATTCTGTCAGTACTCTGTGAGTTTCAAGAACTCCATAAAAACACAAAGACATGTGTAATGTATGTGTTGATCTTACAGTATGTCAAAGCATGATTTGGACCTTTAAAATGATGTGTTTGCAATAGTGGAGTAGTAGTTACATGATACACATCACAGCATGGACTCCAGTCCCAAATTTGATGATTTGTAACTTGACATAATTAAAGAAGACTTGCGACTCAACTTGGACTTGGACATCAATGACtccagacttgacttggacttgaccCTGTGACAAGTCTGATGCCCATTTTACAGACTAAATGTATTTAGCCAGAAATCATGCACCGTAATCATACATATTTGACTCAATTGATCCATTAGAATCACTAAATCGTTAACaaatgaaacttaaaaaaaaaataaaataaattatttattcaattaggcctatatttgttgaccaacaatgattaattcctcaatgaaacaccactaattattacatattttataattacatttactatagactattattgactttaaattcactgtagtaattaatacagacaCACCAATTTGGTCAAACAGCACTTAttacttgtttaggacttgaagcgtaaagttgaggacttgcaactcggCTTGGACTTGTCCGTCTTGACTCGAGACTTGAAAGCAAAGACTCCAGagttacttgtgacttgcaaaacaatgacttggtcccacctctgcatCACAGATCAGTGATGATGAAAATACTAGAAAAAGAAATGCTAAATTAAACCCAAACAAAAGCAATTTCACTGAGCTTTACACAGAATGTGCTTTTAAATACGAATCTATCACTACATTTCCCAAAGTATTGGCaaacccccttctaatgaacaggtttgaacACTTtccatttccatgagtacaaatcttaatttttaagcatataatgatattctaaggagattgtgtgcttctaattatATAGCATATAACAATTTGGACACAATCCTTTTCTCTTCTAACATGAGTTAACATAagtgtgtataaagcaaggtttaaacagaaatgactgattcagtcagtgtggaagaacttggctggtttgcataaagccaagtcacatataatcccagttgaacacctctggagtgactttcaatgcagaccttgagctaaaaactcatcaacaaacaccaatgacttgtacgtaTGGGTAGACACTTACAACAttggtgcaacagagatggaaatacatttttaaatacatgaattatgtttccgtctttgttgccacagttttgaaagtgcatttttctgttctaaagataggggtgtcccaatacttttgcccataaagtgtatgtacaagtcattggtgtttggttttggagtttttggctcaaggtctgcatttaaagtcacaccagaggtgttcaaccgagattaggacttggctttatgcagaccactcgagttcttccacactgactgaatcaatcatttctgtTTGAAcattgccttatacacagaggcattgccatgttagaatagaaagggtcctgcccaaactgttgctattatattagaagtacaaaattcCCTAGAGTATCATTATATggttaaacattaagatttgtactcacgGAAATTActgaagtagtcaaacctgttcattagagtacttttggcaatatagtgtacaaagacagacagaacagTCTTCTTTTTCAAATGTGCGTCAGAATTTAATTCATGAAGTGTACTTAGATAACTTAAGCGCTTTTACTCCGGTTAGGATAAGGTTAAATAGGATTGAGCAATTGTCGGAAATTGTAGGCTGTTCTctcattttgatctccactgaTCTTGTCCCAGTAGTAGGGTACAATGACCTCTTTGAATACTATAATAAGTTCATGTTATGACAACTCAGTTAGCaaatttctgcttatttctctgaattgactGATGATTCCTCATCCTGCACATGTTGAACTAGTATCTACAATTGTTAAGGGTGGCATATTCATTCTCAAGCAGCTTTTCAAGCATGTCTCTCTGAACAGTTAGTGGTTAATAATTTTCAGTTGTGATTTGTGCTGTCTTCTCTAGCCTTTTGCTCTCATCACTATTTCACAGGAAATGCATTTGTTTTAGTGGAGTTTTGTTTTGTACAAATGAATCGCAGTTGTTCAGTTCAAAGAAATTGTTTAACAATGGCAGGTTGGttgattttaaatatttgtattattacaattaggggtgtgcgatatgacgatttttgattgtgggcgaccaaaatgtctccacgatctgcttttgaatgaacatggtagtatcgtgctacagtgtgccccTGTCTTAATATGCTGTTCAACACAAGTATATTAAGTTCAATCAAAAAACTACATcatttgcatgtgctttaaagcCTTGCTGGTTAAAATAACGTTTTAACATTATTTCGTCTGTGTGCTGTAAACGTGTCAAACAGAGgctgattactggactaagctatctttggcatctgattcgctaatactgtcaaaaacacacaaggattACACATAAACACAGCTGGTTATGTCTAAAAAAagagtgaaagtaaacagttgtgCGTCTGTATATTAGatgtgtgcagctcttaaagcgaaaGAGCTGAAgatgctgccgattgtcattaaagggacagttcacccaaaacctTAGTCACTCACATGTTGACCCAAAcctctattattttttttatcttgtgctgaacacaaaagaagatattttgaagaatgtggataacagtagcaCTTAGatagtgggaaaaaataaaatactttgggACCAGCAGCTGTTTGGtgacccacattattcaaaatacgttttatgttcaacatgttttatgcttaaaaacaacttgagagtgagtaaatgatgagacaATTGTCCTTTTTGGCTGATGGtagactaataaaacaaaacacaaaggaaaatcaataatttattgattgaaaatcaataaattaaagcactgtttgttttatttgtataatatgtgtatttgtattttttaataacaaagacaaaataatggcaaagatttttatcttcgcccactttggcctaaacatctgccatcttttattttgtattttggtaCCTTGgggttttagttttaaaagagagaaattagtttggctgtgctgctcagacaacttgtaaaatagtcaaaccaacatgacaaagaatcgtgataaaatcgagaaatttctgaaaaaaattgtgctaaatttttgccatatcgccatattgtgatatattttttccatatcgccatattgtgatatatttttgccatatcgccatattgtgatatatttttgccatatcgcccagctctAGTGTACACAGAATTCCTATTTCTGTCATGAGTTTAGCATGGTATTGTACGTGACaatattaatgtgtttatttataaCATACATGAAACCACCCCATTGCAGATctgtacaggtggagctggggaaggtggagggtttctgaagtgCATTGCAACTGTTACAGCAaacgctacactcttaaaaataaaggtgcttcacgatgccatagaaaaaccttttaTGTCTAAATGGTGCCATAaagggttcttcagattataaaaaggtaagagatggttctttaaagagcctttgactgaatggttctttgtggaaccaaaaatggttcttctatagcattgcttgaagaatcttttaaagcacctttatttttaaagagtttcatggcagaactttGTATTTAACCTTTTTTGTGAACTTGCAGTTTATTTGGTCAACGCgaaacaacaaaatattaaagaGACAAGACAATGTTTCTTAAATAAACAATTTATAGCTCACATTCAAAGTTGTCATATTATATTTTTCCTAAAAAAATACCCATCCATGCAACAACAATAAAGATAAATGGATCATTTTCAGGATGATGGGGtagtcattttctttctttttaatgcCGTTCCTCTCTCATGCGTCTACACAAATGAAAGGTTACGTATTCCTTGCTGTTCTTAAATGTAACTTGAGTACATTGTGAGAGAAACGTGGCATTTGTTCTTCAAATATTTCCCTTCAGCGTATACAGAAATGATCTGACGACGGTGTTAAACAAACACTCCTGGGTATCCCAGTTATGGCTATTGACCAAAATCACACGTCTAAATACAGACACATCCCTACGGCACGACTCCGCGTAGATGCCATGTTTTATAATGTTGATTATTTATACACGTGATCCAAGTCAATAAATGTAGGACGAGACGAATGAACGGATGAAAGTTAATATATTTGCTCAACTGCTACTACGGGGAGATATGATGTCTGTTTCCCAGAGAATGAAGGAAAGtgcccatttttgagaaaaacaatGACACCATAGTGCAATAAATGCTTCACCTAGACAGAAAACATGCGAGACGTGTCACGATGAGGAGACGCTCTCCACTCGACTGCTGACGGGACTCACAAGAACGAACCTAGAAACGAATCTTGCTACATTTGCTGATGGTGGGCAAAACGTCACTGTGTACACTCTCAGACAAAAAGCAGAGGTACGCTTTCAAAAGGCACTAATATATACCATTTAGACACTAATTAGTTCACTTTAGGCGCCAAAATGCACCTTTTAagtagggttgcaaaggggtggaaaacTTCTGGTAAATTTTCGTAAACCTTCCAAAAATCCCTTGAAGtttccaaaaaatcctgaaagatTCCAAAAATCCCTGGAAGTTTAAAAAAACAATCTTGGAAGATTCCAAAAATCCTGGAAgattccataaaaaaaaaaatccaggaatataaaaaaaaaatcctggaatattccgaaaaaatcctggaatactcaaaaaaaaaaaaatcctggatgattaaaaaaaaaaatcctggaagattacggaaaaaaaatccaggaatattaaaaaaaaaaaatcctggaatattccgaaaaatcctggaatattccAAAAATATCCTGGAAGGTTCCAAAAATCCCTGAAATATTCCCAAAATATCCTGGAAGGTTCCAAAAATCCCTGGAAGTTTCCAAAACATCCCTGGAAGATTCCAAAAAAACCtggaagattccaaaaaatatcctggaatgttccaaaaaaaaatcctggaagattaaaaaaaaaaaaaaaaaaaaaaaaaaatcctggaagatTCCAAAAATCCCTGGAAGATTAAAAACAAATCCTGGAATATTCTGAACAAAAGTCCTGGAAGATTCCAAAAATAttctggaataaaaaaaaattctggaagattccaaaaatccctggaagattaacaaaaaaaaaaaaaaatcctggaagattccaaaaaaaaaaaaaatcatggaagattccaaaaaatcTGGAATGTTTCAATTTTTTTTGGAATGTTTCCGAAATTCGAAATTTTCCACCTTTTTGCAACCCTATGCTTAAGTAAGGTACAtcttttgtgtctttttttctgagagtgtatcgTGCAATTAAAAGACAACCCTTTGAAATAACTAAATATAAacgaataacaaaaataaaaatcatgcTCTTGTGATGTGTTTATAATCATTTACAGTGCGGATGTTAGTGAGCACTAACTAAAATAACTTTCTTAATCGGtttatgttgttttttaaaaaatatttaaacatgcctaaaactaaaaaaaaaaaataataatctgagGATTGAAATAGTTTAAAACActgataaaaatgattttctACCTTAGtatttatgtcttgttttctagtataaatatctacaaatatttgaatcaagatacatttagctaacaagtaaaatgacttaagatattatgtctagttttcaaaataaataatctaatttttctttgtttttgccTAAAAcgagcaaaaatatctgccaatggggcaagaaaaataatcttgtttagccttttaattaagattatttttcttaccaaaaaaatatcttaagtcactttacttgtcaagtaaatgcatcctgattcaagatatttatgatatttatactagaaaacaagacaaaaatacgtcaaaaaaatcatttttttccagtgaatattaagacttgttttataaaaatgattttgattttgattttttgttttaagGATGTTTAAATATTTGGACAGATTAAGAAAATTACTTGTTTATTTTTACAGTGAGGCTTTTCTCTGTGACGATAACCACGTTACTGACAGGGAAAGACTTTGTAACACAAGGGTAATCTAAATTCAAGACTACAAATACACTAAATCCCACCGATAACCCCTACGACTGCTAAAATCACAGAGGAGGGGATCAACGAAAATGTAAAAACACTAAAATGTAATGATTGCTTTAAATGTACAGAGTAAGATAGCTACCAAAATGCccaaaatataataacaataaaattaaaaaagcatCATCTGACCGGTTAAATAGGCTCGGAGAGCTAAGCTGTGAATTCGACTATTGCCATAAGGCTAGATTCATCCTCTTGTCATCAAAGATGAGTGGTTTATAACCTCCTTTTAAATGCCCTCAACTCCTAAGTAAAGCTTTGACCAACTATGAGCTAGATTTGCTCCCTTTTAAACTCCTGGAGAAATACTGTTTATACAGAGAATCTTTAATATATCACACTCCCTCatccaaaaaaataaagaaattgcaaaaaaatCATTGCATGAAAGTATTTTTAAAACTATTACGATTTTTTCGTTTTTGCACGGtgacattatttttatatttaagcaTATCTTCCCTCTCATTGGTACAGTATAATGTGAAGAAAGTACAATTCCTTtttatttattctgttttaaAACAATGCATGTCTGGATATTTGGGAAGAAATGCTTTCAAGGCTGATTTCGTCATGAAAACAATGTCACGAAAATCTTCATCTTTAGTTTATGCAACATGCCAattatcttttttgtttttgggggtgaaatgtgacctggacttttcttctcacacAGATTCACGCAAACACACACGTTCACGCATACGCAATCCCACACTCTTGGAGAGACCCTGACAGCGGAGGCGGCCTGAGTTCGTGATTCATTCCTGCAGAGCTTCAGCTGACCACATGGTGGCGATGAATCCATGTGACAAACAAACTGAAAGCGTCTTCTGTTGAGGGGAGGCTAGTGGCCATTTCTTTCCTGACAGCAGAGACAAGAACCTTCATAGGTAGAGGTCACCTCCATTTCTTGCGTACACCAATCCCTCATGAAATATTGAGACACAGAAAAcactggtttgtgtcagtgtgCAATCTTTACAAACATCTGTGAAAATGTCAAAGCTGCTGGGTGGCAACTAAAGGAGCGACTCGGCTCGGCTACTGGTTCTCGTCACGGAGTTCCTGCAAAATGTTGATGAGGCTCTCTAATCCGAAAACGTAGCCGCGGTCAGGTCCGTCGTGGACGGTTTGGTCATCCCGGAAACCTTTGAAGGTGCTGTGAGCGAAGTCTATCATCCGGACGTCTACGCTCAGCATCTGAGGAGGCGTGTGAGGCTCTGAGGCCGGCGGGTTCTCCGCAGAACCGAGAGGAGTGGCTTGATTTTCCTTTTCTGATGGCAGTTCTGATGGTTTCTGCCAGCCGTCCACAGACTCTGGGTCTTTGCCCTCGTAAATGATGAGCAGCGAGCTGGAGTAGAAGCGGTACGAGGCCTGGCGCTCCAGGACAGCCTTCAGGCTGCATAGTTTGCTCAGGATTGGCTCGAAAAGGTCCTTGCGCAGCTGCGTCCCATTGTGCATGTACTGAAAGAGTGCATGTCGAAATCCCTCAATTGAAAGACTACGGCCATAGTACTTGTTCCTGCATAGATAATGGCCGGTGTCCATCTGGTAGACCTGCGGAACAAACACAGGAGACACAGAGGGGTTGAACGATTGGGAAAAACTCTTTGAGGTGAACAACAACTGCAACGGTCAATGTGGGTTGTTCAAgtcttttaaaggattagttcacttttgtTTGCACTGTAGGTCTTGATGCCCAATTCTGGTTTGTTGCCTTCACTACactaaataaagg
This genomic window from Garra rufa unplaced genomic scaffold, GarRuf1.0 hap1_unplaced_203, whole genome shotgun sequence contains:
- the LOC141316994 gene encoding inositol hexakisphosphate kinase 1-like — protein: MHSDVPFQMLDSNSGLSSEKISHNPWSLRCHKQQLSRMRSESKDRKLYKFLLLENVVHHFVYPCILDLKMGTRQHGDDASEEKAARQMKKCEQSTSATLGVRVCGMQVYQMDTGHYLCRNKYYGRSLSIEGFRHALFQYMHNGTQLRKDLFEPILSKLCSLKAVLERQASYRFYSSSLLIIYEGKDPESVDGWQKPSELPSEKENQATPLGSAENPPASEPHTPPQMLSVDVRMIDFAHSTFKGFRDDQTVHDGPDRGYVFGLESLINILQELRDENQ